The following is a genomic window from Nitrososphaerota archaeon.
GATCAGGCGCCACTTCCCTCACGGGGCCGAGGAGAAGCTGGCCGCATACCGGAAGCTGGGGAGGAGGACCGGGGTGGTGCTGCGCACGGGCCACAGGGTGTACGTCAGGGCCGCGGGGGTGGGTGCCGCGGAAGCGAAGGGCGTCCTCGATTCCTTCACTCTTCAGGGTTCTGTCCCGGAGCCTGTCCGCGTGGCCAAGCTCCTGGCGCGTGGCGCCCTCGCCTGGCGACCTTGAACCCGGGTTGAAGACCCGCCGTGGGGTCGAAACCGCCTATCGGAGTCTTCGTCGTCTATGCGGCGTTATAGTGGCGTCTAAGCCGAAGCGCCAGAAGCCGAGCCGGTGCCGGCGAGCACCACGACCTCGCCCTGCATCCATGGGTGGTACGAGCAGTAGTAGAAGTACGTCCCCGGGGTGGTGAACGTGTACTGGTAGGTCCCGCCCTGGTTGGACAGGGGGCCCCCTTCGCCCGAGTTGAAGATCGGCGGGGTGGAAACGGAAGTCACGGTGTGGGGCGCTGCGTCGTTGTTGACCCAGTACACTGTGTTGTTGACGCCTATGACCACGACGATCTTGTCTGGGGCGTAGCCGTAGGTCGTGGTCTGTCCCGAAGAATAACCCGATGGAGGAGTCGAAGCCCCGCTAATTATTGAGACGTTCGCGCACGCTGCCGACGGACAGGTGACCGCCGGCAACGTCGAAGCGGCAGTGGAGCTCGTGTTGACCTCACCGGGCGCCACGACGACCTGATAGTACCCGATCGAACCGACGGCCCCGATGATTAGTATCGCGACTATGATTCCAACGGCGGTAGAACCCTGTTTGCTGCTCAAAGACTGTCTTTGTTGGCTCAAAGCCTGACTCGTTTTAAATATTTTTGGAGACCAAAGGTCGTAGAACATTCCTTTCCTGAAAACCGAAGCCTAAAAAACGCCTTTCAGCACCCCGCCGCTGGTAACAAATTGGCAGAGGATTCTGGCGAGAAGCCGCCTGCCCAGCAGCCTGCTACGGCCGAGAAAAAACCTGAGCCGGCCGTTCCTGCGCCTGCCGCGGCTCCAAGGCCGGCCGTTCCCGCTGCAGCCCCTCAGGCTCCAAGGCCAGCGCCGCAGCAGCCGAGGCCAGCCGTTTCCGCTCCTCCGGCCGCTCCGCCGAAGCCCCCGGTGAAGGACCCCGGGAAGCGGGCCTTCATGAAGGTCGCCCTGCTCGCGGGCGCGGTCCTAGCGATGCTCCCATTCGTCCCTTGGGGGACGTTCCTTTCGTCGACGGTAAAGATCGGCACTTCCACGCAGTACCTGTATCAGAAGGTGACGATCGACGACCTGCCGGCGCAGTACGGGGCCGCGGCGGGCCAGGTGGCGAACATCAACGACCTCACCACCTTCCCCCCGAACAAGTCATGGGTTTTCACGTACCCGACCTCAGGCGACCCCGTCACCGACGCCCAGAATCCAGACACCTTCCAGAAGTTCGCGCTCATCAGGATGCCGGTCGAGCTGGGCGGGGACAGCAAGAAGGCCACGGACTTCGTCGCTTTCAGCAAGGTCTGCGTGCACCTCTGGTGCAGCCCGAACTACAACCCTGAGAACACCACGAACCCGGCGGACGAGACTTACCAGTGCCCCTGCCACGGGAGCGTCTACAGGCTCCCCGACGGGCTGGCGACCGCAGGCCCGGCGGCGTTGCAGGCCTTCCCACAGAACGCCATCCCGATGATGACGCTGCAGGCCGACGCCAGCGGCGACCTCTGGGTCTTCGCGCCGAACTACGACCCCGCCACCGGGAACCCCGTGGCCGACCCCATCGAGGCTAACGGAGAGATAGGCTACGGCCGCGACTACCAGAGCTATGAGAACTTCCTGAAACCCGCCGCGCTGAAACCGGTCAACGTGAAGGACGAGACAGTGGTGTTGAGCGGGTGACCCAGGCCCCAGAGAAGAAGAACGTCATCTCAAGGTTCTACCGGTGGATCTACAACGGCCTCGAAAGGACCGTCTGGATGGGGATCCAGTACACCTACCCGAAGCGATTCGTCAGCCCGCTAGGGTATCTGGGGGTCCTGACCGGGATGACATTCCTCGTCCTCGGTGTGACCGGCGGGTTCCTCATGATCTACTACCAGCCCACGCTCGCAGGGTGCGGGAACGTCACCTGCGCCTACAACAGCGTCGCGAACATCAACAACTCCGTCCCCTTCGGCTACATGATCAGGAACATCCACTATACGGCGTCCAACGCCATGGTGCTCCTGGCTATACTGCACCTCTACTACCAGTACTTCAGCGGTAGGTTCAAGATAAAGAACGAGATCCTCTGGGTGACCGGGATCCTCCTCGGGATTATCACCGGGGTCGAGGCCTACAGCGGCTACGACCTTCTCTTCAACCAGAGGTCCGGGCTCGCGATCGAGATCGGGGCGTCCCTGACGAACGCGTCCCCCGTCATAGGGGGGCAGCTCCGCCTCGCGCTGTTCGGCTCGGGGTTCACCGACTTCATACTCAGGCTCTACTCGGCCCACGTCTTCATCCTCCCGATGATCATGCTCATCCTCGTGTTCATACACTTCCCGCGGTACCTCGTCTTCGACCTCCCCGTGATCGCGACCCTCGTGGGCGGCCTCTTCCTCGTGGCGGCCATATTCCCGGTGGCGCTGAACGTCCCGTACAGCCCGAGCAACCCCCAGCTCACCATCCCCGAGTGGTACCTGGTGGGGATCTACGCCCTCCTCCGGACGTTCTACGACAAGTTCGTGATGGGAGGCCTCATCCCGGCTCTGTTCTTCCTCATGGCAGTCGTAGTCCCCTTCGTCGACACGTCGAAGAAGCTCAACTGGAGAGACAGGCCGTTCTTCACAGCCCTTGGGATAACGACCATAGCCCAGGTGCTCATCACGACCGGGTGGGGATTCTACATCAACCCCAACGTGAGCCTTACGACTCTCCAGAGGCTCTACGTCGACCCGACCTACTACTTCGCGTCCATGCTCGGCGTGACTGCGCTGTGCTTCATAGGGACATACGCTTTCATGCGCTACATCAAGTCGAAGGAGCGGGTCAGGAAGGCGGTAGCCCCGATGGGGCCCGTCCTCTCTAGGAAATGGGTCTACATAGTGTTCCTGCTGCTCATCTTCGCGCAGGTCGGGATGAACCTGCTGGCAGCGCAGGCCGTCGTCCTGAGCCTCAAGAACATGGTCCTGTTCGACACCGGTGCGATCCTCATCACATTCGGCGTGATGGTCCACCTCTACAGGTACAGCCAGAGCCTTCCCTTCTAGGCTGCCCTGATGTCGGCGACCAGCTCCACCCACCTGGGGCCGACGGCCCTCACCCTGCGCGAGGAGAACCTGGACCCGCGTGGGAGGAGCCGCGCGAGCTCTCCCCGAAGGGCGAGCTCAGCCTCGGCGTCGTCCTCTCCCAGGACGTGCCTGTAGTAGTGTATGATCCCCCCCTTCTTCGCCATGGCTAGGGCGACGGGGAGGAACCTGTCCGCCTCGGACGGGTGGGGCATTATGACCCTGTCGAACTTCCCGCGCACCTTGCCGGGGAGGTCCGCGGCGTCCCCCTCTATCACCTGGACGAGTTGCTCGACCTTGTTGAGCCTGTCGTTCTCTTCGTGCAGCCTGGCGGCTACCGGGTTCGCTTCGCAGCTTGTCACCCTGGCCCCCGAGGTCTTCGCGATGAGGATGGAGAAAGGCCCGACCCCGGCGAACATGTTCAGGACCTTCTCCTTCTTCTTCACCATCCCTGCGATCCTCGACCTCTCCGTCGCCAGCCGGGGCGAGAAGTACGACTTCGCCAGGTCTACCCTGTAGGAGCACCCGTTCTCCCTGTGGAGCGTGAGGGTCCTCCGCTCTCCTGCCAGGTGTTTCAGCCTCCGCAGCCTGAACTCCCCCTCTATCCCTCCTTCCTGTTCCATGACCACCCGGAGGTTCTTGGATTCGGCCAGCAGGGCCCTGGCGACCTTCCTCTTCTCGGCGGGGGTGAACCCGGCGAGCCTGACCACGGCTACGTCTCCCACCACGTCGACCCCGGAAGAGACCCTTTCGGGGCCCCCTATCCCTGCCTTCTCGAGGGCGGCCCTAATCAGCCGGGGCACTCTCATCGCCCTGCGGGGCCACATAGTAGTATGCCCCCTTCTCCTTCTGCTCCCTGTCCAGCTTGCTCCCGGGCTTGTTGACCCTCGGCCTCCCTGTGTTCACGTCTCGCCTGTAGGTCAGCCCGACCAGCTTCAGGAACTCGTTCATCCCGTCCTCTTTGGTCAGCGGTGGGGTGGCTCCCCCTGATGCGCCTGGCTCCCCGGAGAAGACGAGGAGCCTGTCGGACACGATGTCGACCACCTGCAGGTCGTGGTCTATCACCACCGCGGCCTTCCCTCTCGCCTTCACCATCCTGTTTATCGCCCTGGCGACCACGAACCTGTCCTCGACGTCCAGGAATGCCGACGGCTCGTCCAGCGCGTATACCTCCGTGTCCTGCGCCATGGTGGCCACAATGGCGACCTTCTGCAGCTCCCCTCCGCTCAGCTCACCCACCCTCCTGGCGAGGAGCTTCTCCAGCCTGAGCGGGACCACCAGGTTGTCCTGCAGCACCGGATCGCTGTACTTCGTGCCGAGGGTCGTCATGAAGAACTCGTCCACCGTCCCGTCGAAGGCTGAACTCAGGTACTGGGGCTTATAGGCGACCTTCGCGTCCACATGGACGGTCCCCCTGGATGGCTTCTCTTCCCCGGCCAGGATCTTCAGGAACGTCGTCTTGCCGAGGGCGTTCGCGCCTACCACCCCCACTATGGTGCCTCCCCGGATCTCCCCTGCGTCCACCGCGAGCTTGAAGGACGGGTATGACTTGCTCAGCTTCGAGTATCTCGCCACCACCTCCTCGCTCTCGACCGTCTCCCCGGCCGCCCTCACGCCGAACGTCACCGCGTGGTCGCGGAACCTGACGTTCTCCTGGGGGAGGTACCCGTCGAGGAGGGCGTTGATCCCAGTCCTGGAGGCGTAGAGCCCGGAGACTACCCCGTAGGCGCCCGGTTCTCCATAGATCACCTGCACGTAGTTCGCGACGTAGTCTAGGAACGCGATGTCGTGCTCCACCACGAGGACCGCCTTCCCCGAAGCCGCGATCTCTGTGATGAGCTTCGAGACCGCCAGCCGCTGGTAGACGTCGTTGTATGATGACGGCTCGTCGAAGAGGTAGAGGTCGGCGTCTTTGAGGGCGGCCGCTGCGACGGCGACCCTCTGCAGCTCTCCTCCGCTCAGGTCGGGGAGCTTCTTCTCCAGGGTGGCTCCGAGGTTGAGCGCCTCCACCACTTCGTCCATCTTCTTCCTCTCGTCCATCTTTTCGAGGAGGAGCCTGGTCTCCTTCTTCCACGCCTCGGGGAGGAGGTAGACGGCCTGGGGCTTGAGCGAGACGCGCATCTCGCCGTCCGCTATCTTCTCGAAGTGCTCCTTCATCTCGCGGCCGCTCAGGTAGGCGAGGAACTTCTCCCAGCTCGCACCCCCCTCGTAGTCCCCGAGGTTGGGGACCAGCTGCCCGGCCAGGATCTTGAGGGCCGTAGACTTGCCGATGCCGTTCCTGCCGACCAGCCCTACCACCTGCCCCTTCCTCACCGTGGGGATGCGGAAGAGCCTGAACGAGTTGACGCCGTACTGGTGGATCTTGTCGCTCTTCAGCTCCTCGCTCAGGTTGAGGATGCCTACGGCGTCGAAGGGGCAGACCTTCACGCAGATCCCGCACCCTATGCAGAGCTCTTCTGAGACCAGGGCGATCTTGCTTTCCGGGAGGGTGATGCACTCCTGGCCGTTGATGTTGACCGGGCACTCCTTGATGCACTCGAGCCCGCACTTCTTGCTCTGACAGAGGTCCTGGTCTACGACCGCAATCCGGTGTACCAACCTTC
Proteins encoded in this region:
- a CDS encoding Rieske 2Fe-2S domain-containing protein, whose product is MKDPGKRAFMKVALLAGAVLAMLPFVPWGTFLSSTVKIGTSTQYLYQKVTIDDLPAQYGAAAGQVANINDLTTFPPNKSWVFTYPTSGDPVTDAQNPDTFQKFALIRMPVELGGDSKKATDFVAFSKVCVHLWCSPNYNPENTTNPADETYQCPCHGSVYRLPDGLATAGPAALQAFPQNAIPMMTLQADASGDLWVFAPNYDPATGNPVADPIEANGEIGYGRDYQSYENFLKPAALKPVNVKDETVVLSG
- a CDS encoding methyltransferase, which translates into the protein MPRLIRAALEKAGIGGPERVSSGVDVVGDVAVVRLAGFTPAEKRKVARALLAESKNLRVVMEQEGGIEGEFRLRRLKHLAGERRTLTLHRENGCSYRVDLAKSYFSPRLATERSRIAGMVKKKEKVLNMFAGVGPFSILIAKTSGARVTSCEANPVAARLHEENDRLNKVEQLVQVIEGDAADLPGKVRGKFDRVIMPHPSEADRFLPVALAMAKKGGIIHYYRHVLGEDDAEAELALRGELARLLPRGSRFSSRRVRAVGPRWVELVADIRAA
- a CDS encoding ribosome biogenesis/translation initiation ATPase RLI — translated: MVHRIAVVDQDLCQSKKCGLECIKECPVNINGQECITLPESKIALVSEELCIGCGICVKVCPFDAVGILNLSEELKSDKIHQYGVNSFRLFRIPTVRKGQVVGLVGRNGIGKSTALKILAGQLVPNLGDYEGGASWEKFLAYLSGREMKEHFEKIADGEMRVSLKPQAVYLLPEAWKKETRLLLEKMDERKKMDEVVEALNLGATLEKKLPDLSGGELQRVAVAAAALKDADLYLFDEPSSYNDVYQRLAVSKLITEIAASGKAVLVVEHDIAFLDYVANYVQVIYGEPGAYGVVSGLYASRTGINALLDGYLPQENVRFRDHAVTFGVRAAGETVESEEVVARYSKLSKSYPSFKLAVDAGEIRGGTIVGVVGANALGKTTFLKILAGEEKPSRGTVHVDAKVAYKPQYLSSAFDGTVDEFFMTTLGTKYSDPVLQDNLVVPLRLEKLLARRVGELSGGELQKVAIVATMAQDTEVYALDEPSAFLDVEDRFVVARAINRMVKARGKAAVVIDHDLQVVDIVSDRLLVFSGEPGASGGATPPLTKEDGMNEFLKLVGLTYRRDVNTGRPRVNKPGSKLDREQKEKGAYYYVAPQGDESAPAD
- a CDS encoding cytochrome bc complex cytochrome b subunit; translation: MTQAPEKKNVISRFYRWIYNGLERTVWMGIQYTYPKRFVSPLGYLGVLTGMTFLVLGVTGGFLMIYYQPTLAGCGNVTCAYNSVANINNSVPFGYMIRNIHYTASNAMVLLAILHLYYQYFSGRFKIKNEILWVTGILLGIITGVEAYSGYDLLFNQRSGLAIEIGASLTNASPVIGGQLRLALFGSGFTDFILRLYSAHVFILPMIMLILVFIHFPRYLVFDLPVIATLVGGLFLVAAIFPVALNVPYSPSNPQLTIPEWYLVGIYALLRTFYDKFVMGGLIPALFFLMAVVVPFVDTSKKLNWRDRPFFTALGITTIAQVLITTGWGFYINPNVSLTTLQRLYVDPTYYFASMLGVTALCFIGTYAFMRYIKSKERVRKAVAPMGPVLSRKWVYIVFLLLIFAQVGMNLLAAQAVVLSLKNMVLFDTGAILITFGVMVHLYRYSQSLPF
- a CDS encoding cupredoxin domain-containing protein; its protein translation is MSSKQGSTAVGIIVAILIIGAVGSIGYYQVVVAPGEVNTSSTAASTLPAVTCPSAACANVSIISGASTPPSGYSSGQTTTYGYAPDKIVVVIGVNNTVYWVNNDAAPHTVTSVSTPPIFNSGEGGPLSNQGGTYQYTFTTPGTYFYYCSYHPWMQGEVVVLAGTGSASGASA